A single genomic interval of Megalobrama amblycephala isolate DHTTF-2021 linkage group LG17, ASM1881202v1, whole genome shotgun sequence harbors:
- the tnk2b gene encoding tyrosine kinase, non-receptor, 2b isoform X1, with protein MRRFDKLKKSFPFLAHFHVYRKLGSSMQCEEGTEWLLELLMEVQLQQYFLRIRDELNVTRLSHFDYVKNEDLEKIGMGRPGESNQGQRRLWEVVKRRKTMCKRKSWMSKVFSGKRPEGDFNPQPASTFRKPSPTPPLVDGQQQTLTCLISEKDLALFEKLGDGSFGVVKRGEWFTPNGKVLNVAVKCLKTDVLNQPDALDDFICEVNAMHSLDHQNLIRLYGVVLTHPMKMVTELAPLGSMLDRLRKTMGHFLISTLCQYTIQISNGMAYLESKRFIHRDLAARNILLASSEQIKIGDFGLMRALPKNDDHYVMQEHRKVPFAWCAPESLKTRTFSHATDTWMFGVTLWEMFTYGQEPWLGLNGSQILHKIDKEGERLPKPEDCPQDIYNVMMQCWAQKPDDRPTFMALREFLVETMPTDMRALQDFDEPDKLQIQMNDVITIIEGRAENYWWRGQNKRTLKVGQFPRNTVTSVAGLSAHDISRPLKNSFIHTGHGDTNPHRCWGFPDRIDDLYLGNPMDPPDVLGLDFNSARPTQLPGRAKKEPPPRPPQPSLLVKSKCGPSVQFKHCSCPLCSLLAPLLKEPCYDAVAEDEDQTSSGLRRLSLKKKGLKLKPAAWVSATKLGDRSTYGVRTPGGSTPTEVSLIDFGEEFPSASPSPSPVMEIQIPTLAKLALEAENILDKTPPQSPSRSLPRPLHPTPVVDWDARPLPPPPAYDDVAQDEDDFEVSSINSVERGADEPCSPSTPCTPTGECKPHVEDNLFLPCRQSNACTFSQSAEIFQELQQECMRHLNVPVSSTSPVLEPHRQIVLTFSEDKPQIPPRIPIPPRPVKRAGGDYARWSGELSPVSGIEDKERPPQIPPRDPLSQPGSRTPSPHVGSPQTRSSLCSASSIYGPSYLSTSPAKLMPTTQSFASDPKYAAPKVIQAQGKDKEQAKGPCILPIVRDGKKVSNTHYYLLPERPPYLDRYDKFFKEAESGEEKKQINTATVKPMVHQQGELKSNFSSNNNSSLTGSGFRGGLKNSLSLCRVSSDGSFNRADSTNNHDRVRLVQEAVHGVTIEECQAALQNHSWNVQKAVHYLKVEQLFCLGLKTRVECHKILEMYDWNLELASTQLLDSYGSVKLRR; from the exons GTGTTTAGTGGCAAGAGACCAGAAGGAGACTTTAATCCCCAACCAGCAAGTACTTTCCGAAAACCCTCCCCCACACCTCCACTGGTGGACGGCCAGCAGCAGACCCTCACCTGTCTCATCAGTGAGAAAGACCTTGCCCTCTTTGAGAAACTGGGCGACGGCTCCTTCGGCGTGGTCAAGCGTGGAGAGTGGTTCACGCCAAATGGAAAGGTG CTCAATGTAGCAGTGAAGTGTCTGAAGACAGACGTGCTCAACCAGCCAGATGCTCTGGACGACTTCATCTGTGAGGTCAATGCCATGCACTCTCTCGACCACCAGAACCTCATCCGTCTCTACGGAGTTGTCCTCACGCACCCCATGAAGATG GTGACTGAGCTTGCACCTCTCGGTTCCATGCTGGATCGTTTGCGAAAGACCATGGGCCATTTCCTCATTTCCACCTTGTGTCAGTACACCATCCAGATATCCAATGGCATGGCTTACCTAGAGTCCAAACGCTTCATCCACAGAGACCTGGCCGCCAGAAACATCCTGCTGGCTTCCAGTGAGCAGATCAAAATCGGAGACTTTGGACTGATGAGGGCACTGCCTAAGAACGATGACCATTACGTCATGCAAGAGCATCGCAAAGTCCCTTTCGCCTG GTGTGCCCCAGAGAGCCTGAAGACGCGCACATTTTCTCATGCCACAGACACATGGATGTTTGGTGTGACACTGTGGGAAATGTTTACCTACGGTCAGGAGCCCTGGCTGGGCCTAAATGGTAGTCAG atCCTCCACAAAATAGATAAGGAGGGTGAAAGGCTGCCTAAACCAGAGGATTGTCCTCAGGACATCTATAATGTCATGATGCAGTGTTGGGCTCAAAAACCAGATGACAGGCCCACCTTTATGGCTTTAAGGGAATTTCTAGTGGAAACCATGCCTACGGATATGAGGGCCCTGCAGGACTTTGATGAACCTGACAAGCTTCAAATCCAGATGAATGATGTCATTACCATCATAGAGGGCAG GGCAGAGAACTACTGGTGGAGAGGTCAGAACAAGCGTACCCTGAAGGTTGGTCAGTTTCCCAGGAACACCGTCACGTCAGTTGCAGGTCTCTCCGCCCATGACATAAGCCGTCCACTGAAGAACAGCTTCATTCACACAGGCCATGGAGACACTAATCCTCACCGCTGCTGGGGCTTTCCTGACAGGATCGATGA TCTTTATCTCGGGAATCCCATGGATCCTCCAGATGTGCTAGGGCTGGATTTCAACTCTGCCAGACCAACTCAACTCCCTGGACGTGCTAAGA AGGAGCCTCCCCCTCGGCCCCCTCAGCCATCTTTGCTGGTTAAGAGTAAGTGTGGACCATCAGTTCAGTTTAAGCACTGCTCATGCCCCCTCTGTTCACTGCTAGCACCCCTCCTCAAAG AACCCTGCTATGATGCTGTTGCTGAGGATGAGGACCAAACTTCATCAGGTCTTCGGCGACTCTCTTTGAAGAAGAAGGGCCTTAAGCTCAAACCAGCCGCCTGGGTCTCTGCTACCAAATTAGGTGATCGTTCCACATATGGTGTGCGGACTCCAGGAGGTAGCACTCCCACAGAAGTCTCTCTCATAGACTTTGGGGAAGAGTTTCCATCGGCCTCACCTTCACCCTCTCCTGTGATGGAAATCCAGATCCCAACCCTTGCTAAACTGGCACTTGAAGCAGAGAACATTTTGGACAAAACTCCTCCTCAGAGCCCCTCGCGCTCTCTACCCCGCCCCCTTCACCCTACCCCAGTGGTGGACTGGGACGCCCGGCCCCTTCCTCCACCCCCAGCCTATGATGATGTAGCACAAGATGAGGATGACTTTGAAGTGAGCTCTATCAACAGTGTGGAACGAGGAGCAGATGAACCATGCTCTCCAAGTACACCCTGCACTCCTACAGGAGAGTGCAAACCTCATGTAGAAGACAATTTATTTTTGCCCTGCAGGCAGAGTAATGCCTGCACCTTCTCACAGTCTGCTGAGATCTTCCAAGAGCTGCAGCAGGAGTGTATGAGGCACCTCAATGTACCCGTGAGCTCTACCAGCCCTGTTCTGGAGCCACACCGCCAGATTGTCCTAACATTTTCTGAAGACAAACCCCAGATACCACCACGCATCCCCATACCACCCCGTCCAGTCAAACGTGCAGGTGGCGATTATGCCCGCTGGTCTGGTGAGCTGTCCCCAGTCTCAGGAATTGAGGATAAGGAGCGTCCACCTCAGATTCCCCCACGAGACCCCCTCTCTCAGCCAGGCTCACGCACACCAAGTCCACATGTGGGCTCCCCTCAGACTCGCAGCAGCCTTTGCTCAGCCTCTTCCATCTACGGCCCATCCTACCTCTCCACCTCACCTGCTAAACTCATGCCAACCACTCAGAGCTTTGCCTCCGATCCCAAATATGCTGCTCCCAAAGTCATCCAGGCACAGGGCAAAGATAAGGAGCAAGCCAAAGGGCCCTGCATTCTGCCAATTGTACGTGACGGCAAGAAGGTCAGCAACACGCACTACTACCTCCTGCCTGAGAGGCCTCCGTATCTGGACCGATATGATAAGTTCTTCAAAGAGGCTGAGAGCGGTGAGGAAAAGAAGCAGATAAACACAGCCACTGTTAAGCCCATGGTTCATCAACAAGGGGAGCTCAAGTCCAATTTCTCCTCCAATAACAACAGCAGTCTGACGGGCTCTGGATTTAGAGGTGGGCTGAAGAACTCTCTCAGCCTGTGCCGAGTAAGCTCTGATGGCTCATTTAACAGGGCTGACAGCACCAACAACCACGACAGAGTTCGACTG GTGCAAGAGGCTGTACATGGAGTAACAATTGAAGAATGTCAGGCGGCTTTACAGAATCACAGCTGGAATGTACAGAAGGCTGTACACTACTTGAAG GTAGAGCAGCTCTTCTGTCTAGGGCTAAAGACAAGGGTAGAGTGTCATAAGATTCTAGAGATGTATGACTGGAATCTGGAGTTAGCCAGTACACAACTGTTGGACTCATACGGCTCGGTCAAGCTGAG
- the tnk2b gene encoding tyrosine kinase, non-receptor, 2b isoform X3, translating to MRRFDKLKKSFPFLAHFHVYRKLGSSMQCEEGTEWLLELLMEVQLQQYFLRIRDELNVTRLSHFDYVKNEDLEKIGMGRPGQRRLWEVVKRRKTMCKRKSWMSKVFSGKRPEGDFNPQPASTFRKPSPTPPLVDGQQQTLTCLISEKDLALFEKLGDGSFGVVKRGEWFTPNGKVLNVAVKCLKTDVLNQPDALDDFICEVNAMHSLDHQNLIRLYGVVLTHPMKMVTELAPLGSMLDRLRKTMGHFLISTLCQYTIQISNGMAYLESKRFIHRDLAARNILLASSEQIKIGDFGLMRALPKNDDHYVMQEHRKVPFAWCAPESLKTRTFSHATDTWMFGVTLWEMFTYGQEPWLGLNGSQILHKIDKEGERLPKPEDCPQDIYNVMMQCWAQKPDDRPTFMALREFLVETMPTDMRALQDFDEPDKLQIQMNDVITIIEGRAENYWWRGQNKRTLKVGQFPRNTVTSVAGLSAHDISRPLKNSFIHTGHGDTNPHRCWGFPDRIDDLYLGNPMDPPDVLGLDFNSARPTQLPGRAKKEPPPRPPQPSLLVKSKCGPSVQFKHCSCPLCSLLAPLLKEPCYDAVAEDEDQTSSGLRRLSLKKKGLKLKPAAWVSATKLGDRSTYGVRTPGGSTPTEVSLIDFGEEFPSASPSPSPVMEIQIPTLAKLALEAENILDKTPPQSPSRSLPRPLHPTPVVDWDARPLPPPPAYDDVAQDEDDFEVSSINSVERGADEPCSPSTPCTPTGECKPHVEDNLFLPCRQSNACTFSQSAEIFQELQQECMRHLNVPVSSTSPVLEPHRQIVLTFSEDKPQIPPRIPIPPRPVKRAGGDYARWSGELSPVSGIEDKERPPQIPPRDPLSQPGSRTPSPHVGSPQTRSSLCSASSIYGPSYLSTSPAKLMPTTQSFASDPKYAAPKVIQAQGKDKEQAKGPCILPIVRDGKKVSNTHYYLLPERPPYLDRYDKFFKEAESGEEKKQINTATVKPMVHQQGELKSNFSSNNNSSLTGSGFRGGLKNSLSLCRVSSDGSFNRADSTNNHDRVRLVQEAVHGVTIEECQAALQNHSWNVQKAVHYLKVEQLFCLGLKTRVECHKILEMYDWNLELASTQLLDSYGSVKLRR from the exons GTGTTTAGTGGCAAGAGACCAGAAGGAGACTTTAATCCCCAACCAGCAAGTACTTTCCGAAAACCCTCCCCCACACCTCCACTGGTGGACGGCCAGCAGCAGACCCTCACCTGTCTCATCAGTGAGAAAGACCTTGCCCTCTTTGAGAAACTGGGCGACGGCTCCTTCGGCGTGGTCAAGCGTGGAGAGTGGTTCACGCCAAATGGAAAGGTG CTCAATGTAGCAGTGAAGTGTCTGAAGACAGACGTGCTCAACCAGCCAGATGCTCTGGACGACTTCATCTGTGAGGTCAATGCCATGCACTCTCTCGACCACCAGAACCTCATCCGTCTCTACGGAGTTGTCCTCACGCACCCCATGAAGATG GTGACTGAGCTTGCACCTCTCGGTTCCATGCTGGATCGTTTGCGAAAGACCATGGGCCATTTCCTCATTTCCACCTTGTGTCAGTACACCATCCAGATATCCAATGGCATGGCTTACCTAGAGTCCAAACGCTTCATCCACAGAGACCTGGCCGCCAGAAACATCCTGCTGGCTTCCAGTGAGCAGATCAAAATCGGAGACTTTGGACTGATGAGGGCACTGCCTAAGAACGATGACCATTACGTCATGCAAGAGCATCGCAAAGTCCCTTTCGCCTG GTGTGCCCCAGAGAGCCTGAAGACGCGCACATTTTCTCATGCCACAGACACATGGATGTTTGGTGTGACACTGTGGGAAATGTTTACCTACGGTCAGGAGCCCTGGCTGGGCCTAAATGGTAGTCAG atCCTCCACAAAATAGATAAGGAGGGTGAAAGGCTGCCTAAACCAGAGGATTGTCCTCAGGACATCTATAATGTCATGATGCAGTGTTGGGCTCAAAAACCAGATGACAGGCCCACCTTTATGGCTTTAAGGGAATTTCTAGTGGAAACCATGCCTACGGATATGAGGGCCCTGCAGGACTTTGATGAACCTGACAAGCTTCAAATCCAGATGAATGATGTCATTACCATCATAGAGGGCAG GGCAGAGAACTACTGGTGGAGAGGTCAGAACAAGCGTACCCTGAAGGTTGGTCAGTTTCCCAGGAACACCGTCACGTCAGTTGCAGGTCTCTCCGCCCATGACATAAGCCGTCCACTGAAGAACAGCTTCATTCACACAGGCCATGGAGACACTAATCCTCACCGCTGCTGGGGCTTTCCTGACAGGATCGATGA TCTTTATCTCGGGAATCCCATGGATCCTCCAGATGTGCTAGGGCTGGATTTCAACTCTGCCAGACCAACTCAACTCCCTGGACGTGCTAAGA AGGAGCCTCCCCCTCGGCCCCCTCAGCCATCTTTGCTGGTTAAGAGTAAGTGTGGACCATCAGTTCAGTTTAAGCACTGCTCATGCCCCCTCTGTTCACTGCTAGCACCCCTCCTCAAAG AACCCTGCTATGATGCTGTTGCTGAGGATGAGGACCAAACTTCATCAGGTCTTCGGCGACTCTCTTTGAAGAAGAAGGGCCTTAAGCTCAAACCAGCCGCCTGGGTCTCTGCTACCAAATTAGGTGATCGTTCCACATATGGTGTGCGGACTCCAGGAGGTAGCACTCCCACAGAAGTCTCTCTCATAGACTTTGGGGAAGAGTTTCCATCGGCCTCACCTTCACCCTCTCCTGTGATGGAAATCCAGATCCCAACCCTTGCTAAACTGGCACTTGAAGCAGAGAACATTTTGGACAAAACTCCTCCTCAGAGCCCCTCGCGCTCTCTACCCCGCCCCCTTCACCCTACCCCAGTGGTGGACTGGGACGCCCGGCCCCTTCCTCCACCCCCAGCCTATGATGATGTAGCACAAGATGAGGATGACTTTGAAGTGAGCTCTATCAACAGTGTGGAACGAGGAGCAGATGAACCATGCTCTCCAAGTACACCCTGCACTCCTACAGGAGAGTGCAAACCTCATGTAGAAGACAATTTATTTTTGCCCTGCAGGCAGAGTAATGCCTGCACCTTCTCACAGTCTGCTGAGATCTTCCAAGAGCTGCAGCAGGAGTGTATGAGGCACCTCAATGTACCCGTGAGCTCTACCAGCCCTGTTCTGGAGCCACACCGCCAGATTGTCCTAACATTTTCTGAAGACAAACCCCAGATACCACCACGCATCCCCATACCACCCCGTCCAGTCAAACGTGCAGGTGGCGATTATGCCCGCTGGTCTGGTGAGCTGTCCCCAGTCTCAGGAATTGAGGATAAGGAGCGTCCACCTCAGATTCCCCCACGAGACCCCCTCTCTCAGCCAGGCTCACGCACACCAAGTCCACATGTGGGCTCCCCTCAGACTCGCAGCAGCCTTTGCTCAGCCTCTTCCATCTACGGCCCATCCTACCTCTCCACCTCACCTGCTAAACTCATGCCAACCACTCAGAGCTTTGCCTCCGATCCCAAATATGCTGCTCCCAAAGTCATCCAGGCACAGGGCAAAGATAAGGAGCAAGCCAAAGGGCCCTGCATTCTGCCAATTGTACGTGACGGCAAGAAGGTCAGCAACACGCACTACTACCTCCTGCCTGAGAGGCCTCCGTATCTGGACCGATATGATAAGTTCTTCAAAGAGGCTGAGAGCGGTGAGGAAAAGAAGCAGATAAACACAGCCACTGTTAAGCCCATGGTTCATCAACAAGGGGAGCTCAAGTCCAATTTCTCCTCCAATAACAACAGCAGTCTGACGGGCTCTGGATTTAGAGGTGGGCTGAAGAACTCTCTCAGCCTGTGCCGAGTAAGCTCTGATGGCTCATTTAACAGGGCTGACAGCACCAACAACCACGACAGAGTTCGACTG GTGCAAGAGGCTGTACATGGAGTAACAATTGAAGAATGTCAGGCGGCTTTACAGAATCACAGCTGGAATGTACAGAAGGCTGTACACTACTTGAAG GTAGAGCAGCTCTTCTGTCTAGGGCTAAAGACAAGGGTAGAGTGTCATAAGATTCTAGAGATGTATGACTGGAATCTGGAGTTAGCCAGTACACAACTGTTGGACTCATACGGCTCGGTCAAGCTGAG
- the tnk2b gene encoding tyrosine kinase, non-receptor, 2b isoform X5 — protein MQCEEGTEWLLELLMEVQLQQYFLRIRDELNVTRLSHFDYVKNEDLEKIGMGRPGESNQGQRRLWEVVKRRKTMCKRKSWMSKVFSGKRPEGDFNPQPASTFRKPSPTPPLVDGQQQTLTCLISEKDLALFEKLGDGSFGVVKRGEWFTPNGKVLNVAVKCLKTDVLNQPDALDDFICEVNAMHSLDHQNLIRLYGVVLTHPMKMVTELAPLGSMLDRLRKTMGHFLISTLCQYTIQISNGMAYLESKRFIHRDLAARNILLASSEQIKIGDFGLMRALPKNDDHYVMQEHRKVPFAWCAPESLKTRTFSHATDTWMFGVTLWEMFTYGQEPWLGLNGSQILHKIDKEGERLPKPEDCPQDIYNVMMQCWAQKPDDRPTFMALREFLVETMPTDMRALQDFDEPDKLQIQMNDVITIIEGRAENYWWRGQNKRTLKVGQFPRNTVTSVAGLSAHDISRPLKNSFIHTGHGDTNPHRCWGFPDRIDDLYLGNPMDPPDVLGLDFNSARPTQLPGRAKKEPPPRPPQPSLLVKSKCGPSVQFKHCSCPLCSLLAPLLKEPCYDAVAEDEDQTSSGLRRLSLKKKGLKLKPAAWVSATKLGDRSTYGVRTPGGSTPTEVSLIDFGEEFPSASPSPSPVMEIQIPTLAKLALEAENILDKTPPQSPSRSLPRPLHPTPVVDWDARPLPPPPAYDDVAQDEDDFEVSSINSVERGADEPCSPSTPCTPTGECKPHVEDNLFLPCRQSNACTFSQSAEIFQELQQECMRHLNVPVSSTSPVLEPHRQIVLTFSEDKPQIPPRIPIPPRPVKRAGGDYARWSGELSPVSGIEDKERPPQIPPRDPLSQPGSRTPSPHVGSPQTRSSLCSASSIYGPSYLSTSPAKLMPTTQSFASDPKYAAPKVIQAQGKDKEQAKGPCILPIVRDGKKVSNTHYYLLPERPPYLDRYDKFFKEAESGEEKKQINTATVKPMVHQQGELKSNFSSNNNSSLTGSGFRGGLKNSLSLCRVSSDGSFNRADSTNNHDRVRLVQEAVHGVTIEECQAALQNHSWNVQKAVHYLKVEQLFCLGLKTRVECHKILEMYDWNLELASTQLLDSYGSVKLRR, from the exons GTGTTTAGTGGCAAGAGACCAGAAGGAGACTTTAATCCCCAACCAGCAAGTACTTTCCGAAAACCCTCCCCCACACCTCCACTGGTGGACGGCCAGCAGCAGACCCTCACCTGTCTCATCAGTGAGAAAGACCTTGCCCTCTTTGAGAAACTGGGCGACGGCTCCTTCGGCGTGGTCAAGCGTGGAGAGTGGTTCACGCCAAATGGAAAGGTG CTCAATGTAGCAGTGAAGTGTCTGAAGACAGACGTGCTCAACCAGCCAGATGCTCTGGACGACTTCATCTGTGAGGTCAATGCCATGCACTCTCTCGACCACCAGAACCTCATCCGTCTCTACGGAGTTGTCCTCACGCACCCCATGAAGATG GTGACTGAGCTTGCACCTCTCGGTTCCATGCTGGATCGTTTGCGAAAGACCATGGGCCATTTCCTCATTTCCACCTTGTGTCAGTACACCATCCAGATATCCAATGGCATGGCTTACCTAGAGTCCAAACGCTTCATCCACAGAGACCTGGCCGCCAGAAACATCCTGCTGGCTTCCAGTGAGCAGATCAAAATCGGAGACTTTGGACTGATGAGGGCACTGCCTAAGAACGATGACCATTACGTCATGCAAGAGCATCGCAAAGTCCCTTTCGCCTG GTGTGCCCCAGAGAGCCTGAAGACGCGCACATTTTCTCATGCCACAGACACATGGATGTTTGGTGTGACACTGTGGGAAATGTTTACCTACGGTCAGGAGCCCTGGCTGGGCCTAAATGGTAGTCAG atCCTCCACAAAATAGATAAGGAGGGTGAAAGGCTGCCTAAACCAGAGGATTGTCCTCAGGACATCTATAATGTCATGATGCAGTGTTGGGCTCAAAAACCAGATGACAGGCCCACCTTTATGGCTTTAAGGGAATTTCTAGTGGAAACCATGCCTACGGATATGAGGGCCCTGCAGGACTTTGATGAACCTGACAAGCTTCAAATCCAGATGAATGATGTCATTACCATCATAGAGGGCAG GGCAGAGAACTACTGGTGGAGAGGTCAGAACAAGCGTACCCTGAAGGTTGGTCAGTTTCCCAGGAACACCGTCACGTCAGTTGCAGGTCTCTCCGCCCATGACATAAGCCGTCCACTGAAGAACAGCTTCATTCACACAGGCCATGGAGACACTAATCCTCACCGCTGCTGGGGCTTTCCTGACAGGATCGATGA TCTTTATCTCGGGAATCCCATGGATCCTCCAGATGTGCTAGGGCTGGATTTCAACTCTGCCAGACCAACTCAACTCCCTGGACGTGCTAAGA AGGAGCCTCCCCCTCGGCCCCCTCAGCCATCTTTGCTGGTTAAGAGTAAGTGTGGACCATCAGTTCAGTTTAAGCACTGCTCATGCCCCCTCTGTTCACTGCTAGCACCCCTCCTCAAAG AACCCTGCTATGATGCTGTTGCTGAGGATGAGGACCAAACTTCATCAGGTCTTCGGCGACTCTCTTTGAAGAAGAAGGGCCTTAAGCTCAAACCAGCCGCCTGGGTCTCTGCTACCAAATTAGGTGATCGTTCCACATATGGTGTGCGGACTCCAGGAGGTAGCACTCCCACAGAAGTCTCTCTCATAGACTTTGGGGAAGAGTTTCCATCGGCCTCACCTTCACCCTCTCCTGTGATGGAAATCCAGATCCCAACCCTTGCTAAACTGGCACTTGAAGCAGAGAACATTTTGGACAAAACTCCTCCTCAGAGCCCCTCGCGCTCTCTACCCCGCCCCCTTCACCCTACCCCAGTGGTGGACTGGGACGCCCGGCCCCTTCCTCCACCCCCAGCCTATGATGATGTAGCACAAGATGAGGATGACTTTGAAGTGAGCTCTATCAACAGTGTGGAACGAGGAGCAGATGAACCATGCTCTCCAAGTACACCCTGCACTCCTACAGGAGAGTGCAAACCTCATGTAGAAGACAATTTATTTTTGCCCTGCAGGCAGAGTAATGCCTGCACCTTCTCACAGTCTGCTGAGATCTTCCAAGAGCTGCAGCAGGAGTGTATGAGGCACCTCAATGTACCCGTGAGCTCTACCAGCCCTGTTCTGGAGCCACACCGCCAGATTGTCCTAACATTTTCTGAAGACAAACCCCAGATACCACCACGCATCCCCATACCACCCCGTCCAGTCAAACGTGCAGGTGGCGATTATGCCCGCTGGTCTGGTGAGCTGTCCCCAGTCTCAGGAATTGAGGATAAGGAGCGTCCACCTCAGATTCCCCCACGAGACCCCCTCTCTCAGCCAGGCTCACGCACACCAAGTCCACATGTGGGCTCCCCTCAGACTCGCAGCAGCCTTTGCTCAGCCTCTTCCATCTACGGCCCATCCTACCTCTCCACCTCACCTGCTAAACTCATGCCAACCACTCAGAGCTTTGCCTCCGATCCCAAATATGCTGCTCCCAAAGTCATCCAGGCACAGGGCAAAGATAAGGAGCAAGCCAAAGGGCCCTGCATTCTGCCAATTGTACGTGACGGCAAGAAGGTCAGCAACACGCACTACTACCTCCTGCCTGAGAGGCCTCCGTATCTGGACCGATATGATAAGTTCTTCAAAGAGGCTGAGAGCGGTGAGGAAAAGAAGCAGATAAACACAGCCACTGTTAAGCCCATGGTTCATCAACAAGGGGAGCTCAAGTCCAATTTCTCCTCCAATAACAACAGCAGTCTGACGGGCTCTGGATTTAGAGGTGGGCTGAAGAACTCTCTCAGCCTGTGCCGAGTAAGCTCTGATGGCTCATTTAACAGGGCTGACAGCACCAACAACCACGACAGAGTTCGACTG GTGCAAGAGGCTGTACATGGAGTAACAATTGAAGAATGTCAGGCGGCTTTACAGAATCACAGCTGGAATGTACAGAAGGCTGTACACTACTTGAAG GTAGAGCAGCTCTTCTGTCTAGGGCTAAAGACAAGGGTAGAGTGTCATAAGATTCTAGAGATGTATGACTGGAATCTGGAGTTAGCCAGTACACAACTGTTGGACTCATACGGCTCGGTCAAGCTGAG